In Primulina eburnea isolate SZY01 chromosome 14, ASM2296580v1, whole genome shotgun sequence, the following proteins share a genomic window:
- the LOC140812712 gene encoding serine carboxypeptidase-like 40 isoform X2, with product METKPFLILFFTLILVVLHRKPSQSLSIANELILRNNPSIDRSHFNASNHFHKAKVHPQQGMKESDRIHRLPGQPDVKFKQYGGYVTVNQTAGRAFFYYFAEAQNSDKPLPLLLWLNGGPGCSSLAYGAMQELGPFRVQSDGKTLYTNKFAWNYAANVLFLESPAGVGFSYSNTTRDMVTGGDTTTAIDNYVFLLNWLERFPEYKNRKFYIAGESYAGHYVPQLAHTILHHNQMANRNIINLKGILIGNAVINDETDEKGMYEFFSSHALISDNTFNNIMTFCDFLPNSSEKSKKCSQALEEADDNVGSIDIYNIYAPLCTNSSITQKPKKTSGMSTIDPCSDYYVHAYLNRPEVQQALHANVTKLNYDWEACSDVLKKWLDSPSTVIPLLEEFMSSGLRVWIFRFW from the exons ATGGAAACCAAACCATTTCTCATTCTTTTCTTCACTCTAATATTAGTCGTCCTACACAGGAAGCCATCCCAATCTCTTTCAATAGCTAACGAGCTTATTCTGAGGAACAATCCAAGCATAGACAGAAGCCATTTCAATGCAAGCAACCATTTTCATAAAGCGAAAGTTCATCCACAACAAGGGATGAAAGAAAGTGATAGGATCCATAGATTGCCCGGACAGCCCGATGTTAAGTTCAAGCAATACGGCGGATACGTTACCGTGAATCAAACCGCCGGTCGAGCTTTCTTCTATTACTTTGCAGAAGCTCAAAATTCGGATAAGCCATTGCCTCTTCTTCTCTGGCTTAATGGAG GGCCTGGCTGCTCCTCTCTGGCCTATGGAGCAATGCAAGAGCTAGGACCATTTAGAGTTCAAAGCGATGGCAAAACACTCTACACAAATAAATTTGCATGGAATTATG CTGCAAATGTGTTGTTTCTGGAATCTCCGGCGGGTGTTGGCTTTTCATACTCGAACACGACGAGAGATATGGTGACCGGAGGAGATACCACAACAGCTATTGATAATTATGTGTTTTTATTGAATTGGCTCGAACGATTTCCGGAGTACAAAAATCGCAAATTCTACATTGCCGGAGAGAGTTATGCTGGTCATTACGTACCCCAATTGGCACACACCATTCTCCATCACAATCAAATGGCAAACAGGAATATTATTAATCTCAAAGGAATATTG ATTGGAAATGCTGTGATCAACGACGAGACCGACGAGAAAGGGATGTATGAATTTTTCTCGAGCCATGCCTTAATTTCGGACAACACATTTAACAACATCATGACGTTCTGTGATTTTCTCCCCAACTCTTCAGAAAAATCGAAAAAATGCAGCCAGGCACTCGAAGAAGCAGACGACAACGTCGGCAGCATTGATATTTACAACATTTATGCTCCCTTATGCACTAATTCAAGCATCACCCAAAAGCCTAAGAAAACATCT GGAATGAGTACAATTGATCCATGCAGTGACTATTACGTTCATGCATACCTTAATCGGCCTGAGGTTCAGCAGGCTCTCCATGCCAACGTTACGAAACTTAATTATGATTGGGAAGCTTGCAG CGACGTCCTCAAGAAATGGCTAGACAGCCCTTCGACGGTCATTCCTCTCCTCGAAGAGTTTATGTCGAGTGGACTTCGAGTTTGGATATTTAG ATTTTGGTAG